Genomic segment of Pirellulales bacterium:
GATCGTACAAGAGCAAAAATCTCAGGCGGTGTGTAATTGGGAACACTAGAACGAGTTTCTCTCTTAACTTTCAGGACGCCGATCTCGAAAACGCGCTGTTCATTGACGGAGATTTCGCTCACTGCAATTTTAGAAATGCTCGTTTGCAAAACACCCGATTTTTAAATTGTCAAATTGCGTTCGAACAGCTTTCATCGACGGCCAGCTTCAAGAGACGCAGACTTGAAATCGAGGTTCAAGGAGCTTCACTCACAGACGGCATCACAGGGCATTGCGACTTTTCCTCGATCGATCTGCGCGGATCGAAGCTTCCAGGACAATTTTTCGAACGGGATGTGATCCTCACGGGTGCGATGATCAACGGATGCATGCTAACCGGAGGTGTCAATAAAACACAATTTGTTTCGACCAAGAGTTATCACGACGGCAATCTCACGGATGTTTATCTGAAATCAGTTGATCTATCGGAATGCGACTTTTCAGGAATGAATTTAACAGGATCGACTTTCTGTAAATGCAAATTTGATAAAGCCAACTTTTCTAATGCTGTCATTACCAATGCCAATTTTGTTCCGTTTCAATCGCAAGCAAGCCAAGGACTAACGTTCGAGCAGATTAAATCGACATGGAACTACAAGCACGGCCGCATGGAGGGGATCGTGCTTCCCAAAAATATTTCGCAGGCACTCCCGACGGGCGAATAAAACGCGCTGTTCGGATTCAATTTGCCCGTCGGCTAGGCGACTTATGCACAGTGTCTTTATGCCCGGATTTTGCAATCAGTGCTCTGTCGCTCTCCTTCTCGCGGGAGTCGGGGTAGCATGCCTCCTGGATGGAAGTTCGCCGAAAAGTAGCGCGGGGGAATTGCAACAGTCTGAAAAGGAAAATGCCATTGCTGCCAGTGAGGCCGCGGTCGCTGCACTCGAACTCGACCAAGGAAAGAACCGGCGGCTTCCGCATGAGGAAGTTGCCAAAAAAACAATTGCTCATCGACCTAACCATATCCACCGCGAATTTTCCTTGGAGAGCGCACAAAAGGCTCGCGAGTTGATTGAGTCGTTTCCCGACATCTTTGGCGTGACCGACCTGCGCATTCGGGATGTTGTGTTCGAATCCATTCCCGACGAGCTGTTGAAGCAGTTAAGCATTCATGGAAAGAACCTTGAAAGTCTACAGATCGGCACTTGGCATTTGCCTTCGGAGAAAAAGGCGCCGGCAATCTCCGACGTCGGCATGGAATATATTTCGAAGCTCGACAAGCTCAAGCAGCTTTCGTTGACCGGCAACTTTCCCGGTGATGGATTTGAGAAATTGTCGAAGCTCACTTGCCTACGAACTCTAGGGCTGAGTCATCCAACGCTCAACGCAAAAGAATTCTTTGGAACCGTTTCCAAACTGCCCAACATTTATCGCTTATCCGTAATTCATGCCGACTTTTCGCAACCGATCGATGAGGCCACGCATAAAGCGATTGCTTCGTTGAACGGACGGCTGGAATCATTGAGTTTTGGCGAGGCACACGAAAACGAAGACACGGTCCTCCATGAATCGACGATTCTAGCCATTACGGACATCGAATCGCTCACTTGGTTAGAGCCGGGAATCACGGCGAGCGCCTTCGTTCGAGTGCCTAAAGGTAACGGCGCATCTGTTGTCGAATATGTCGACAACCTGATTGCCCGAAAGCTGCCATATGTAGAAAATTTTCGTGTCAGTGAGCCGTTGACGAAAGATGGAAAGCGCCCCGAGCGCATTCTGGTATTGCAAGACTACATGAGGCCTGAACATTCCCCCGTCCAATTCCGCAACGTCAATTCGCCCGCGGCCATGTTCGTTTTGCTTCAACACATTCTCGGTCGGCAAGAGGCCGATAAGGTTCGTAAAGAAGTGGTTCGACGTCGTGCGGGGCTTGCTCCTAAAACGGACTTCACTGAATCGGGTTCCGGTCTTGCCGACATCCTCGAAGAATCGTTCGGCGTTACGGTTTATCCAAATTCCAAGAGCATGTTAAACACGATCTCTCACTCTCATCCCGAGCTTAACAAAGCGATTCGCAAATATTTATCCGGCAAAGACTTGCCGTAGGTCAATTATCTCGCGGCTGATGGAGTTCGACGCGGCCGTCGGCCCTGTCCTGAATATTGTGTCACGGTCGGAAATGTGATACTACCCCGTTTTCCCAAACCCCGGAGAGTGACGCATGGACGCGTTGATTTTGGATCAGGCTGAGGAGTTGGCCAAGTCGCTGGCTGGCAAGGCGGCGACGATTGTCGAGTTGAACGGCGTGATACAGACGGTGATGAAATCGGCCCTCGAGCGAATGCTGGGGGCCGAGCTGAGCGTGCCTCTCAGCGAACAGCCGGCCGCCACAGGAATATGCCGCAGCGTGGAAGTGGGAATTGAATTGCCGAACTTCGGGCCGCCCGCGGCGGCCAAGCCCGGCTTGGGGCTTGGTGGTATCCTAGAACATTAGTACAGTGATGTCAAGCGGCTGGCTTGACGGCGTTTTCATCACTGCGTCATGTTTCATTATCGTCTCGATGCGGACCCTGGGGAATCTTTCGCGTTCAAGACACTCGATGTAATTCGCCGGTCGTGGTGGTGTCGTATCCCGGTATCTCCGCTAATGCGCGGCGATATGATGCCGACCGCACTACGTCGACGAGCGCCTGGATGCGCGGATCGCTTTCGTATGCTAACGGAAAGCAAAGGTCGTAATTCTCCTGGCGAATGCCGACGAAACCAAGGCCGGCCTCTTCGCAAACCAGACGGAGGCAGACCCCGGCATTCGCCCATCCGCAGCGTACTGCCTCAGCCACGCCGCGGTGACTGTACGCGATCCGGCGCGGCGCTGCTCGGCCCGCGAGCAATTCATCCAGTAGCTCGCGTACCGCGGAGCCTGATTCTCGTCCCACCCACCGTAATTTGCTTTTCAAAGCCGCTTCGATCGATTTGATCCGTAGATCGGACGCAAGGGCCAAACCTTCTTGCCAGCGTGCGACACGCAACATTGCTAACCCACATTGCAGCGTGGCACTGGCCACGGTTATGTTCCGCGACGGTTGACCGCCCGCGTCCAAATGAACACCTGCCACGTGGATCAAACCCTGCGCTAACAAAGTCAGCGCTGTTCGGCTGGGACGTTGAAACGCGATCAGGCGAATGCCGTGGCTGCGCTGCAATTCACTGGCCAGAAGGCCGGCGGCCGGGTCGCAACTGGCCATCACCAAGGTGTTGATCGGAACTGAGCTACAACGCTCCAACACGCCGCCTCGTTCCAGCACACCATCGTGCGGCACGGTCCCGAGGTTGGTCGGCTCAACGGGATAAAGGAGTTCTTTGCAGGCCACGACGGCACGCCAATAGCGGCTGGAGTTGCCCAGCGGTTGCCATGCCCACATGGGTTGGTTGCTCAGTTCTCCGGCGAGCGCAAAGATGTCTTCGACGCGACAATCAAACACCGTGGCTAATATCAATGCCGTGGCCGCCGAGGGGACAAGCCGACCCTGCTCAATGGCACTGATACCCGCACGCGAGACGCCTGCCCGGATGGCAAGATCCTGCTGCGACCAGCCGCGAGCCAAACGGTGATCGCGCACGCGGTTCCGCAGCGGTTGTTCTTCGATCATCGAGTTCCCCGTTGAACTGGGCCGCCAGCCGGTCGAATGGCGTTTCTGTCGAACGCCATCTGCTTCCGGAATCATGGCCGCTCGACAGGACAGTTTCGCGCCAGGCTGTTTGTCGTCGAAAAAGCCTGGATCGGAATGTCGCCATGCTCAACACGCCGAATCGATCTGAAGTATATGCGGCCTGTCTCGAGCGAGCCTAGCCTGACGACGTGGTCGGTTCGCAGTGTCCGCCGATTTTTCGCGCAAGTTCACCCTCAACGAGCCGCTTGACGTGCTTCGCGGTAATCTATTATAGTGTCACATCGATGATATTATTATACCTATCCTTGAGGAATACTCCTTCAACGCAGGGCAGTGTTTGAACGGGTATTACCCGGATCCCGCGGAACTTACGCATGCACTTCCTCATCAGCCAACTCGTTTCGATCGCGACCCTGCTGGCCGTGAACTCCCCACCAGTAAGCGAGAGGCAGATTGTCTTGACCGTGCAGGTCAAGTCGCTAAAACCGATCACGTTCACGGCGGACGAGCTCGACAAACTAGAACGCATGAAACTGCCAACGGGCAACGGCAACGCGCAACGAACCTTCGAAGGCGTACCTTTAGCAAAGATCCTCGAAGCCGCCGGCGTGGCGTGGGGCACCGAGTGCTCCGGTTGGACCGATTGCTATGTGGTCGTTCGCGCAGCCGATGAGTACCGGGCAGTTTTCGCGATTCCAGAGATTGCCCCCCAGCTGGCGCGCAAGACAATTCTGCTCGCCGATCGTTGCGACGGCAAACCACTGCCGGAAGCCGTGGGGCCGTATCAGGTGGTCGAGGAAGACGCCAGGCAGCATGGGCGGTGGGTTCGACAAGTGACGACCATTCAAATTCGCGTAGCCTCGGAATAGCACGGCACCTCAGCACCCGAGCGAGATTCTTCGATGATGATCAACCGCATCGTGGCGATTCGCGCCCACGTTATTGTCGCATGGATGATCCTGCCGTGCGCTATTGGTTCGGTCGCAGCGGCGCGAGACGCTCGCTCCAATGGAAGCATTCATTTGGTCGGCATGGGGCCTGGCGATGCGGAACTCGTGACTCTTCGAGCAGCCAAGATCTTGAAGGAAGCCGACCACGTCTTTTGTTTTGACTACCTCAAGGAGGAGGTGGCCCGGTTCGTTCCCGCGGAGAAGATCACCGTGGCTTCGTCGTTGTTGATGGGGCGGTTCCGGGGGCGAAGCATGGAGACGCTTCCTCCGCAGGTTCGCGACCGAGCACGGCAAAGCATCGCGGAGACAGCACGATTTTCGCCGCAGATTTCTGAACTCGTGGCGAGCGGGAAAAAAATTGTCTTCGCGGATGCCGGCGATCCAACGGTGTATTGCCCCTGGTCGTGGATCATGGAGGATTTCGCCGATCTGCGGCCGATCATCGTACCGGGCCTTAGTTCCTTTAACGCGGCGAACGCGGCGCTGGGGCAAAGCGTGACCAAGAACGGAGGAGCGATCTTGCTATCGGCTGGGGATAACCTGGGAAATGCCGACGAGTACGGCAGATTGAATGTCCTGCTCGTGCTATTTACTCATCGTGCGAAATTCAAGGAGTTGTTACCGCAACTACAATCGCGCTACCCTGCCGATACGCCGCTCGCGATCGTGGGCGACGCCAGTCTGGAGCGACAGCAGGTCATATTGGCAACCTTGGGAACGATCCAAGACACGCTGAAAGACAAGGAATTGCCCAAATTATACCTGATTTATGTGGGGGATGGGCTGATGCTGCCTCAGGCGGTTGACAAGTCGTCGCACGGTCGTCAAGCCCCTGAGGCCCCTGGCAGGACATCGCCGTAGTTTCAAGGGAGCCGCGATGATGCCGTCACGTTTGCCGCCACCCCGACGACTTCGGCTCGAAGTAATGAACGCGCGTTCATTGATCGGATTTACATTGATCGAGGTGTTGGTCGTGATCGCGATGATCGGAGTGTTGGTGGCATTACTTCTTCCTGCGGTGCAGTCCGCGCGGGAGGCAGCGCGCCGGGTGCATTGCAGCAATCAACTGAAGCAGTTGGCCTTGGCAGCCCAGCATTACCATGCCACTTGGAATTCGTTTCCGCCAGGAGTGGATCGGTCGACATCAAAAAAGCAATCCTTGTTTGTGTTTCTGCTGCCTGAGATGGAAGATCGCAGCTTTTACGAACAGTGGAAGCA
This window contains:
- a CDS encoding helix-turn-helix domain-containing protein, giving the protein MIPEADGVRQKRHSTGWRPSSTGNSMIEEQPLRNRVRDHRLARGWSQQDLAIRAGVSRAGISAIEQGRLVPSAATALILATVFDCRVEDIFALAGELSNQPMWAWQPLGNSSRYWRAVVACKELLYPVEPTNLGTVPHDGVLERGGVLERCSSVPINTLVMASCDPAAGLLASELQRSHGIRLIAFQRPSRTALTLLAQGLIHVAGVHLDAGGQPSRNITVASATLQCGLAMLRVARWQEGLALASDLRIKSIEAALKSKLRWVGRESGSAVRELLDELLAGRAAPRRIAYSHRGVAEAVRCGWANAGVCLRLVCEEAGLGFVGIRQENYDLCFPLAYESDPRIQALVDVVRSASYRRALAEIPGYDTTTTGELHRVS
- a CDS encoding molybdopterin-dependent oxidoreductase produces the protein MHFLISQLVSIATLLAVNSPPVSERQIVLTVQVKSLKPITFTADELDKLERMKLPTGNGNAQRTFEGVPLAKILEAAGVAWGTECSGWTDCYVVVRAADEYRAVFAIPEIAPQLARKTILLADRCDGKPLPEAVGPYQVVEEDARQHGRWVRQVTTIQIRVASE
- a CDS encoding pentapeptide repeat-containing protein, with translation MSVGPGMNAVGKNLRGSEFVGQNLTGAVFDSCNLDGVRIHDCDLTNASFRGAILEGAYIDECKLERTDFTDAVVNGVGWWNERFQSVLRLSSEQLASTRSYKSKNLRRCVIGNTRTSFSLNFQDADLENALFIDGDFAHCNFRNARLQNTRFLNCQIAFEQLSSTASFKRRRLEIEVQGASLTDGITGHCDFSSIDLRGSKLPGQFFERDVILTGAMINGCMLTGGVNKTQFVSTKSYHDGNLTDVYLKSVDLSECDFSGMNLTGSTFCKCKFDKANFSNAVITNANFVPFQSQASQGLTFEQIKSTWNYKHGRMEGIVLPKNISQALPTGE